In Dendropsophus ebraccatus isolate aDenEbr1 chromosome 14, aDenEbr1.pat, whole genome shotgun sequence, the following proteins share a genomic window:
- the LOC138772600 gene encoding BPI fold-containing family B member 4-like: MFKLWRACFICILLIQAHCLSSAAKGNNGAVLRVSKGALNNAVAGQMKGRPSQNNLNMPVMGSGGGDLVGGLVGGLLGGGGGGGLLGGVLGGGNGGGLLGGVLGGGGGGGLLGGLLGGGGGGGGGLLGGGGGGGGGGGGGGGGLLGGILGGSGGGLLGGLLGGGGGAPPGYTDPQINGGILGKGGLLGGLLGGGGLLGILGNGGLLGTIQGITGLRIIDLTLPQISLHLLPGIGVHLNLYTKVAINGNSLLGFLDILVEVNITARTRLTQETSGVPRLVIEDCQALLGGINIRLLRGLLSGILDGLLTNLLRNILPGVLCPVVNVVLDLVNGLLITVNSLVPLGLIGSIQYTVSSLPIVTGQFIELDLNTVVSQLGGGLIDYPLGHIERITLPPMREASESQLGLSANFLGCVLTALQKEGLMDIEIGNGDVPGVPPLTTTVLGGVIPKVAAMYKEERPLLLRISVPGPPLVKLQNKKGLVTLFVKAELLVSNADSSETSICVLGVDAHLGAQFSVAGDKLKISMSVESTHLSLVSSSVGKFDVSVLQGLVGNLINLAFLPSINTVVGNGIPLPRLMNIDFSDADIDILDDLVVLNA; this comes from the exons ATGTTCAAACTATGGCGTGCCTGCTTCATATGTATATTGCTTATCCAGGCTCATTGCCTTAGTAGTGCTGCCAAAGGAAACAATGGGGCGGTGCTCCGTGTGTCTAAAGGAGCATTAAATAATG CTGTCGCAGGCCAAATGAAAGGAAGACCTTCACAGAACAATCTGAACATGCCAGTCatgggtagtggtggtggtgaccTTGTTGGGGGTTTGGTTGGTGGGCTGCTTGGGGGTGGCGGAGGTGGAGGCCTTCTGGGTGGTGTCTTGGGAGGTGGAAATGGAGGCGGTTTATTAGGTGGTGTacttggtggaggaggtggaggtggccTTCTTGGGGGGCttcttggtggtggtggtggaggaggtggagggcttcttggtggaggaggtggaggaggaggtggaggtggtggtggaggtggagGCCTTCTTGGTGGTATTCTTGGAGGTTCTGGTGGTGGGTTACTTGGAGGCCTTCTAGGGGGTGGTGGAGGCGCTCCTCCTGGCTACACCGATCCTCAAATTAATGGTGGCATTCTAGGAAAAGGTGGTTTGCTTGGTGGATTGCTTGGAGGAGGAGGACTTCTTGGAATACTTGGCAACGGAGGACTTCTAGGAACAATACAGGGCATAACTGG ACTAAGAATTATAGACCTTACACTTCCACAAATATCTTTGCATCTCCTGCCCGGTATTGGCGTTCATCTGAACCTCTACACCAAAGTGGCAATCAATGGTAACAG CCTTCTAGGATTTCTTGATATCTTGGTGGAAGTAAACATTACAGCAAGAACCAGACTGACACAGGAGACATCAGGAGTTCCCCGGTTAGTCATTGAAGATTGCCAAGCACTACTTGGTGGAATAAACATACGGCTACTAAGAGG ATTACTATCAGGGATCCTGGATGGGCTTCTCACCAACCTTCTCCGAAATATTTTGCCAGGAGTG TTGTGTCCGGTGGTGAACGTCGTGCTAGACTTGGTTAATGGCCTTCTTATTACTGTGAACT CGCTGGTTCCCCTTGGGTTAATAGGCAGCATTCAGTATACggtatcaagtcttcccatagtcaCTGGGCAGTTCATAGAATTGGATTTAAAT ACAGTGGTGAGTCAGCTGGGCGGAGGTCTCATTGACTACCCTCTTGGTCACATTGAGCGTATCACCTTGCCCCCCATGAGAGAAGCCTCTGAATCCCAGCTTGGTCTTTCTGCCAATTTCCTGGGATGTGTTCTGACCGCTCTGCAAAAGGAGGGCCTGATGGACATTGAAATAGGGAACGGAGAT GTGCCCGGAGTCCCACCACTGACTACAACTGTTCTGGGTGGAGTCATCCCAAAG GTGGCTGCAATGTATAAAGAGGAAAGGCCGTTACTGCTGAGGATTTCCGTCCCCGGTCCTCCACTTGTTAAACTACAGAATAAGAAAGGTCTGGTGACGTTATTTGTTAAAGCAGAACTCCTGGTCTCCAATGCCGACTCCTCAGAGACCTCCATCTGTGTCCTCGGCGTT GATGCCCATTTAGGAGCTCAGTTTTCTGTAGCAGGAGACAAACTGAAGATCTCGATGTCCGTGGAGAG CACACATCTatctctggtctccagttcagttggGAAATTTGAT GTCTCTGTACTACAGGGATTAGTCGGTAACTTAATCAACCTTGCGTTCCTGCCATCGATTAACA CTGTTGTAGGTAATGGAATCCCTCTACCCAGGCTGATGAACATCGACTTTAGTGACGCTGACATTGATATCCTGGAT GATCTTGTAGTATTGAATGCATAA